Below is a genomic region from Medicago truncatula cultivar Jemalong A17 chromosome 3, MtrunA17r5.0-ANR, whole genome shotgun sequence.
TGTTGCACTTACTTTCAAATTTATGCAGGGAATAATAGGCTTTTCTTCTCCCAGTATAGATATAAAGGAAATCTGGCCAGACCACAATGTGATTCATCTGAAGCTGCCGAGGAAGCCTCTTATGATCCTCAAGCCGTGATTAGAGCATTTGAAAGTCAGCCATCTCTCCATACAGATTCTTTCACATTTTCTGAATATGTTAAAGCATTAGTAAAAGTTGATAGGCTGGATGAAAGCGAATTTCTGAAGACTTTTCTAAGAGGTGACTATTTGGCTAGAATTGCTCATTTTCTCTTGACTGTGCGTGTGATTGTTGTTTACTCTGTTTGACCATTATTGTTTGACTAGGAAACTAGACATATACTTGAAGTGtttataatttgattaaaaagttGAAGGCAGAGATCTATTTGCATTGCATTTAGAATCTTAACTTGCTTAATGTTATAATTTGGGGTTAAACATTGCTACAAAATGCACTTCACATTGTCTTCATTTTAATGatttgaatattaatattttgtaatcTTCTCTCATTTACTGCTAACTTTttaaagatttatatttaaACAGAGTCATTTTAGCAcaattttttggataaaatgatgacatcaatgttttttttttaaatagtaaacAAATTGGTGTATGAAATTTGATCATAATGGTTTGTTAGGGATTATGTAGTTTGATTAATATCTTAAACTTTTAATCATTTTGAACAAGAGAGGCATACTTTTATCTTTGTTGTAATGTTGCATGCTTTCAATCACAATTTCGATACCTCTTTTGACCTTTTGTTTAGGGATAGGAACaagtataatttcataaaacTTGCATTTCATGGATGGGATAAATAAATGGTGGATGTACGAAATCCaagatcttatatatatatatatctatgtTGGAGTATGCAGAAACAGAATTCAAAACTTGGAATAGCAATAGTGAACTTGccgaaattttttattattcttctttttcaatcaGCTCTTTAAACATTTCTTCCCTTGCATTTCAGGTATTTCTAACTCAGCGAGAGAGGAAGATAGCCTTGGAGCTGAAAGTGCTCCTATTAGTATGGCCACTAAAATTTATGGTAGAAATTTCATAGAGCGAATGTGGGTATAATTCTGTCTGTTGGAGCACTCATCCtccttttgtatttatttatgcatGAAGGTATTATTGTGTCATCTTTACTTACAGATCGCTGAGTTTAATTCAATATTCAATCTGAATTTGATGGACACATTCTCTGTTTTGTTTTTCACCCTTTTTTCACCTATATTAGGACTTGGTATGTCTAAAAAATTTCAGCCCACTGTGGAGACAAATGTTAAATTTAGCGATGTGAAAGGTGTGGATGAGGCAAAGGCCGAACTTGAAGAAATTGTTCATTTCCTAAAAGATCCCGAGGTTGACTTTTCTGGCATAAATCTATGGTCTCTCTTACATTTATTTCTCGCACTCGAgcatgaaatatttatttgattgacaTGTGTACTGTGCTATTCCAATCTCGTTGATTACTTGTATGATGCTACAGGAAGCTTATTACTCTTTGGGCGTGGAGATGTTGAACCAAAGTTATCAAATAGTGATTATTCTTCTATTGATAAAAATGCCTTTTTAATACAAGCAGAAAATAGTATAAGTTGTTGAGTAGTCAGTTCTATTACTCTAGATGATAATTTCTAAACCAATTGTGCGCGCGCGGgggtatgtgtgtgtgtgtgtgtgtgcgtggGGGTGTGTGTGTATCCAATTGGTTACTTGGGtacatttatttattctatCTACATGCTTTCGTCTGAGTCGCAATGCCATTTACTGTCTTAGAGAATTAGGGGGGCCTTTGGTTGGGAGTTGTGCAGACCCTTGAAGATATGCATATTGTAGTTGTAAATGGAAAAACATTCCATGTTCACTAAACTTCCCTGTTAGAGAGAGTGGTAGAAAGAGGGTGTTGCTAGCACTCCtcctatattatatatactttttcCATTACCACACTCTGGCATGTATTACTCTGTAGTCTGTACTAACTTTAGATAACTCTTTTCCCTTGTCACAGTACTTTAGTCGTCTTGGTGGCAAACTCCCTAAAGGTGTTTTGCTTTCTGGCCCGCCTGGCATTGGCAAAACAATGCTAGCAAGAGCTATTGCTGGAGAGGCTGATGTTCCTTTCTTCCAAATCAGTGGAAGTGAATTTGAAGAGATGCTAATGGATGTTGGTGCACGAAGGGTGAGAGATCTTTTTGCCGCTGCAAAAAAGAAGTCACCTTGTATAATCTTTATTGATGAGATTGATTCAATTGGTAGAAAACGAGGTAATGAGGATAAAATGAACATGTGGCAGACTTTAAATCAAATGCTCTTTGAGCTCGATGGATTCAAACAAAACGATGGCATAATTGTGATTGGTGCTACTAATCATCCCGAGTCACTAGATAATGCTTTGGTAAGACCATGGTGATTTGATCGCCATGTTGTTGTTCCCAATCCAGATGTAGAAGGACGGCGACAGATATTGGAATCTCACATGTCAAAGGTATTCTTTTACTATTCTGGAAGAATGTATTTTATCTTGTATCTTGAGGTTGGATGGCTTAAGAATTTTTTCAGGCACGTGTGCACTACTATATTGCTGCAAAGCATTCCGTAGTATAATTTCCTTGCCAtgatactttttttattatgtcaATTTTTATTCTGAGTTTTGTAATTTAATTGTGAATGTGCACAATTGTGAGATATATTAAGGTTGTAGAGCATGGCTTACTAGAACTTAGAAGTAAATTTGTAAtctgtgtgtttgtgtgtgtttctTTGGAAATACGATTCAGGTTCTGAAGGCAGATGATGTTGATGTAGAAATCATTGTTCGACGTACACCTGGGTTCTTCGGTGCTGAGCTTGCAAACTTGGTTAACACTGCCGTCCTGAGGGCAACAATGAATGGTGCTAAAGCCGTGAGCATGCATGATTTTGACTTTGCACGGGACAAGATTATAATGGGAAGTGAACGCAGATCAGCGGTTATATCTGAGGAGTCAAGAAAGAATACTGCTTTCCATGAGGGTGGCCATGCCTTAGTGGCAATTCATACTGATGGTGCGCTTCCTGTTTACAAGGCAACTATAGTTCCTCGTGGGAATGCTCTTGGCATGGTTTCTCAACTGCCTGACAAGGATATAACCAGCTACTCCCGTAAACAGATGCTTGCCAATCTTGATGTTTGTATGGGAGGTCTGGTTGCTGAAGAGCTAGTTTTCGGAGAAAATGAACTTACTTCTGGTTCATCCTCAGATCTTTCAAAGGCAACTAACGTGGCCAGGCAAATGGTTACTGAATTTGGTATGAGTACTGAAGTTGGACGCGTCACTCACAATTACTATGATGATGGGAGGAGTATGAGCTCAGAAACTAGGCTGCTTATTGAGAAAGAAGTGAAGAAATTGTTTGATAGAGCTTACAAGAATGCAAAAACTATTCTAACCACCCATGAAAAGGAGCTTCATGCGCTTGCAAATGCTCTTATGGAGCATGAGACACTTACAGGAAGTCAGATAAAGGAATTACTTGCAAAGGTCAAATCCCAGCAGCAACAGCCGCAATCATGTGTAGTCGAAGCTCAAGGAAATTCACAGTCCAATCCAGCAGTTGTTGCGGTTTCCGCAGCCGCTGCTGCGGCTTCCATTGCAGCTGTTAAGGCTCAAGGAGTTTCCCAAGTAGGATCTTAATGTGGAAGACTACCGACACATGCTGCGAAATAATCACTACCAGATTAATATGTGCAGATAGTAATTTATTCGGTGTTTTCGCAGTTCAACTTCAGTCGTGAAATTCATTTAAACTTCAAATATCTTGTATGAGTTACCATTGAGTTGTTTTAATAACTACGTTGTTACTTTTATTTAGGATTTTCATTCGTTAAAAATGTAATCATACTTTCTCTTCTCCAAAAAAATTCCTTGCcttttttatccttatttttctcgtgtttgagaagagaaaacgttcaattttttttaattgaataatatCAATTCTAAAAATGACAGACAAGCAACAATTTGTAGAGGAACACTTACATATGATTTTGGGCGTGTTCATATAGTTTCTATGTTAATCACGAGAGAATTGGGCATGTTCACATCGATTGTGCACCCTTGTTTGTTTTACATGTTGAACACAATTTGTGCCCATACTGGCACACTGCACGAAAGCTACTTATTTGTTAGTTTTCGTGTCTTCCTTTTTGGAAAATGCAGAGTTTTTTCCAGCATGTTTTAAGTTCCAACTAATCTGTTTTAATGATGAATGTCGTCTTTCAAAGATGTCATATaaggaaataaataaagaaatgcataatcaaatattttcttCGTCTCATACTAAATGATCTAGTTGACTCCGACACTCATACCAATACATATGGTTTATCTTTGATATTTCAATTctgtactaaaaaaattatgaaaatttgatattataaaaatatttatcaagacgaattcaacaacatcttacatgatattatttatctttgtaaattagtagaaaaatatggtcaaaatatattatgtcaataatatatattgtcaaATAGGTCATTTATTGAGGGACGGATGGTGTACGTACAtttggaaaatgctaacaagtgctctTGGGACACTTGTTTAAAAGTCCAAAGAAGAAACTTTTATTGGAACTTGTGTttttactacataaaaaattaaaaatgaaacattttctacataaaattcataaattatttCCTCTTTTAAATACTTAACCACCGCTTTTAGGATACTGATTAGCAAGacccattttttatttattttaattgcaggTGATTAATGTAACACGTGGATGAATCGAGATAAAGATAatatataaagaagaaataaaaaattgagagttatcaaaactatctttgtcaatggaAGAAAACAAAGTCAAATAGAATAAGATTACAACGAATTCCATTTCCTACCTTGTCCGCAGCCATACCATACCTTACAACGTTTGGTGAAATCAACCAACCAAGTTTAACATTACACAACAcgcatttcaatttcaatgttaTCAATTCCTTTTGGATTAAGCTTGCTTAACCACACATGATTAGGTTATTGATTCATCTTCTTCGAAATTAAAGATGATTAGCGTGTACCCTTTTGAGCAAAGTTTGTGAATTTATCAAAAAGATAAGATTTTGCGGCGAATTTAAGGATGAGTGGAGAGGATGAAGACCCAGAAGAAAAAGCTTTGAATTTGAAGCGAAAGCgaaattctttttcttcttcacgTTTCAATAATTTTCAACGCGATCTTATGGCTGGTGCGGTGATGGGTGGTGCGGTTCATACAATTGTGGCACCAATTGAGAGGGCTAAGTTATTGTTGCAGACACAAGAAAGTAATTTGGCTATTGTTGCTAGTGGTAGAAGAAAATTCAAAGGGATGTTTGATTGTATTATTCGTACCGTTAGGGAAGAAGGTGTTATCTCTTTATGGCGTGGTAATGGGAGTAGTGTTCTTCGTTATTATCCTTCTGTTGCACTCAATTTCTCTCTTAAGGTTCGTtttctttattctttatttctcttttcttctattGCTTTGTATTGAAATGGATAATCCGTGATATTGCaagttattaatatattatgcAAACATTTGGAACTTGCATGCTAGTTTCAACATTACTGATCCATTTTTGACTGGCCTGATATCTTGAATTAAGAGTGCCATTTAgtgtttgtttattgtttacATATTTGTAAGTAACTAGCATGGCTTGAGAAGAGGGATAACGAGAGTTGGAGCtataaattttgtaacaaacaCCATTATTTAGGGCCATTTGGTTTTGTCATCTCATGAAAACTAGGATGCAAGCAATGTTAAAAACTGGTTGTGTATGCTATCAACTAGGCAGTTAGTCATTTAACGATatgatcaaatcaaatttatttaaattagtcTTGAAGTGATAGAAAGTTGCTTGCTACTCAGAAAGAACCCTTCAACGGATGTGGAAGATGTGTTATTATCATAATAGATCCTCATGGTACGAGAGTATATTCCCGTGTTTACCCATCCATTTTCTTTGGGGTTCCTCTTCCGCGACAGGAAAATGCACCATAGAAGGTAGAAACAGTAAGTGGATACTTGGAAAGGTactccgacgctcaagtcaATTAGGGTGAATAATATGTGAGTAAAGATAAACAGTGCAAGTGCCTCTTTAGGGTGAGCTCCCTCCTTATTTATCAAGACCTTAGGGAGTATTGCATAGGCTGAATATGTTTGATTGAACTTGTCCTTCATTACTCTTCTGGATGCATCCCTCAGAATCTAAAAGGGCTGTGGAGGGTGGTCTATCTTCTTGCCTTTATGTGTGGCCGTGATTGTATGACAATCACCAGGGAAGATACTCAATAACTGAATCCAGAGGATTATAATGGAATGATTTCTTGAGCGAAGATTCTAGAAGGAGAACCTAATGGGGCCTATTAGCGATTCATCCTGACTCTAGCCTATCCCACACTTTTGATACCATGAAGTAAGGGAGCTAAGCCCTGACCCGTTTTTTGATCGGATTACTTTGGATTAGTAAATAAGCATATTATTTTTACttccaataaaaaatttcacttGTTAAATTCACTCAAGGGAGCCCTTTATTTGTCCTTCACCGCATTATAATTCCTGATTATATTTTCTCTCACTATCTAAACAGACTCTCTCTATCTAAACAGATTTTTCTCATCCATCAAGCTCACCATTCCAAGctcttaatagttttttttagttatcTCTGTCGCTGTCCTTGCCTAGTAGTGTTCATTCCCTTTTTACTTCTCCTTGGTACCTATGTCCGAGaagaaaaaagtcaaattttcagATTGTAATTTGTAAGTATTATCCAGGCTGCAgtgctcttttttattttacaagatgGATTTTAATCAATAACTGTTATTATAGTGACTCTGAAAAGCACCAGCATGCGCACTTTTATCCCTTTAACTGATAAGCGGACTTCCTTTTCTTTGGTTATGTTCTTGTAagtcatttttctatttttctactGTTAGAATTGCAATGATAACTGTGTCTACTTGCTGCTAGTATATCCTTCCCCATCCCTATACCAAAATCTGACCTTGCCCTGTAAACAAGAGAGTAAGAAGTATAGGAAAAGTAATAATGGTGCGAATTTAGTGCAAATAATCCCACTTGGAGTGATTTCAACCTTCCATGATGCAAAGTCCTTTTAGCCTGAAACAAACGGGCAGGGAGGAAGAATATTGGGGACAATTTGAATTGTATGCTGGTCCTCTCAAATGTACATCAACTTCTTGCTAGggaatttttatgaatgaacTCAAAGATGTAATAAGGGCATAACTCAAATTTGGGAACCGGTCGTCGCAACTATCATGGATCAATTCCTTCATTAAGAAAAGTCATTAGGCATTTATTTTAGGATTGACTATTGATTGGGAGAGACCAAGCTCTCTAATTTTTGGAAGGGAGAGACCCAAGACTTTATTTCTTGGGAACccatttcatttaaaaaatgaattttcctttttttcattCTCTGGTTAGTTTACCATACTGTTTTTGGTGTAATCCTATTCTATCATCAATAAAAGTCAGTTATTTGTATTAATTCCAATTTTGGTACCAGTTTCTATCACAAAATAAATGGAATGTTTCAGCATAACTTGCTATAAGTCCTTAGTTTAACACTCAAATTGGTTTAATCCATCCATGTCATAATGAAATgaacctttttttaaaattaaaaaggcGTCAAACTATAACTTAATTTACACCTTTTAATGGGAGAAAAAGGAACTGATGCATCGTGGGCTTGGCATCTTGGACTTGAAATTTGCTTACATAAAAGGAAACAGGACACTTTTCAGTCAGGtggattttgttaaaatttcagAAATTTTTTCTGGCTAAaggaatttgagaaaatttctgAACGTTTTCTTATTAATTGCACTTTAaagttgctgctgctgttgaaGTTGatgtcaacatttttttttactacaaaaAGCAAGGTATGGATGTAGGCATCGTTCTCATAAGGCCATGCATTAGTAATGTTGTGACAGATGGAAAACAAATTTCTGCACGGAAGTTTGTGAAATGTGGCCAAAACCACATTTTAGTGGCATTTTTATGTCCAGAAGATGATGGAATATCAACATAGGCTAAAACTTTGGGCTTTATAAATAATGTATGAATTATGAAGTTTCATTTCCACAACTGATGTATTTCGATGCATATTTCTTGATGTTGTTCTGCTTCTCACTCactaatataattgatgaaaatTGATTATAAGCGAAGCTAAATCTATATTGTTACACTTAATGCAAAGTCATGATGAACTGTCTCGTGTTTTTTCAACAGGATCTTTACAAAAGCATATTAAGGGGTGGAAACTCTAATCCTGATAATATTTTCTCTGGAGCATCCGCTAATTTTGTTGCTGGAGCAGCAGCAGGTTGTACATCACTCATCTTGGTTTACCCCCTTGATATTGCACACACCCGCCTTGCCGCTGACATCGGAAGGACGGAAGTGCGTCAATTCCGAGGCATTCACCATTTCTTAGCCACTATATTCCAGAAAGACGGGGTACGGGGGATTTACAGGGGCCTTCCTGCATCACTGCATGGTATGGTGATACACAGAGGTCTTTACTTCGGAGGGTTTGACACCATAAAAGAGATGTTGTCTGAAGAATCAAAACCCGAGTTGGCGTTGTGGAAGCGATGGATGGTAGCTCAAGCAGTTACAACCTCAGCCGGTCTGGTATCGTATCCGCTAGACACAGTTCGTCGGAGAATGATGATGCAGTCTGGCATGGAACATCCGGTGTACAATAGCACCCTCGACTGCTGGAGGAAAATCTATCGAACAGAGGGATTGATTTCGTTTTACCGCGGGGCAGTTTCGAATGTGTTTAGGAGCACTGGAGCTGCAGCTATCTTAGTCTTGTATGATGAGGTCAAGAAATTTATGAACTTGGGAAGGTTGTAACAGAAGCACCAAACCAACTTAGTTAACTGAGTTCATTTTGATACCGGTTACTTTCATTACAACCTTTTATACATTACATCGAGGTttaggataattttgtaaagtaCAAGTGAGCTCCATTATAGTTCATTTGAAAATGCATCTTGAATGGCATTTCAACTCAAAGGCAGCATAGTCACCAATTTAAAAAGGTTAGTTAAGCAAATATTGTCATGGCCCAGGGACTAGATTAGAAGCCAATGATTGATGAGGGTGTAGTAATAAGATTATGATTGGAATATAAAAATTTGACAACTGTCATCATTCCTTGTAAACTATtgtatttgataattttttgaataagtATGATAGATCAGCAACTAACAAATGTTTGTCAAGTTACAACTGAACTTTGAAATAATACATTTATGGTTACATTACACAGCATCTCTCCAAGTAACAAATAGACAACAGAATATTAGTATGCACAGGTGACAGGATCGATACACACCCAAGTGAAACCtttgaatcaaaatttaaaatacgaACAAGCAGCTCAAACTTGTAATGGAAGCAAAAGTACTTACAAGCCTAGAAAGaaataagaataatattttttaaacaaaaaaagtaatatgTGGACTATTATTTAACCAACTAATCCTCATTCTCCTTTTTGTATACGatgtattttatatatacttaattttttttttctttaaaaaagagACTAACGTCActctttttatttgtatatagAGAGTAACGTCACcttaaagaaaaaaggaaaaagggatgtatataaaacttaaaaagaaaattcacCATGTTATGATTTTATACCTAAATAAATAGACAACATGAGAGGAAAAAGTGGAAGAGGAGTGGTGGGAACTCCATAAAGAGtgtatattataaataaagttaCAAGGGATGCTCACACCCCCTTAATTTACTTcgttgttttttattgttactGTTTATATGTACTGGTGTTATGTTCACAACCATAAACTAATTAGTAAGATGCTTTTTTTCATATTGGAGTAGGACTACGTTTTGAGATGAGAGTGCATTACCTAAAGTTTACCCGAGCATTATGGAGCACTTGATTTTGACATCGGCCGCCCAAAGCCAAAGTCCAATATTTATTGCCATTTTTGTGGATTTAATTAGTATAAATTGTTAGTGTAGAATTACTTATACATGCATTTAATTATGGAAAATGATCAAAACTACGACAATATTTGTCGTGGATTATGCACGAATGGTTCTATAGTTGTCATTTAGCTTTTTCTCTTAACTTTGATTTGAtccaaaatgataaatattgcATTTCCTAAATTTTACTTATGAGAAATCACAACAAAACACTTTCTTATGCGGTGGTTTTTATCCAAATCACTTCTGCATGTGTTTTATAACTAGAATGGATGGATTATCCATGTATTTCTTTGGTGgcagtattttttttaatatatactaCATGCAAAATCACTTAAAAGCATATATATAACATAAGCTATAAGGAAGTCATTGATAAAGTATATAGCCTATGACTGAACATGTCGTGCAATTTCGTGCTTGAATCTGTTGGGCTATTTAGCAACGCTCTTTAATTATACATTGTCAATTAATATGCAAACGAATGAGTTACCAATTTTATTGACGTAACAACACCtcattaaaaaatgtataaaataattttacattgtcaatgtataataattaaactctttGTTTATTTATGCATTTTATTAAGACTACGAACTTTTCGGCATACTTCTTCATTAGTTATGAGATTTCTATGTAAATTTGGTGGGATTCATATAAACATTTAATCAATAACAGACAATATTAAGAATTTTATGTTGAATAAAATAAGACTTAAACATaactttaaaaggaaaaaaaattctaactttaCAAATCAGCTTGTAAGAGTTGAGTTAAGTAAACTCGttctaatataatataaaagcaCATAAAATTCATTGGACAATATCTACCAAATCACACTATCATGGCCACTTAGGACACTCAAGATGTCTTGCCTTTGACATGAATGGTGTAGTGTGCCAATAGTCCTTAATTTGATAAGGACGAGACATAAATTTATGAATGAGGCGGTCGTCACCTTACAAACATGTATCGTAGGGGTTGAGTTAAGCTCTATCTATAATACtcttataaatattaaaacatcTATATAGATTATTAGTACATTTTAAACCTTAAAAGCATACTTGTGTGGAAATAGAATCATGAAGCTTACGTGAGAATGTAAGATTCTAATAGATACACcaatgttaaaaatcaaaaccATAGCATGGTTGCCACCTCTAAATACGCATTAAAGAAAGTAGAAAATGTAGAAAGTGAAACACGCACTCACTGACTTTGGGATTAATTGTCGCTGTAATTGTAGTAGTATTAGTGGTTGATGTCATTACCTTCTGTCTTTTCCCAACTCAAAGGAGAAGCATTGGGTCACAACTTACAAACTGTACTGTGTGAAGGAAGTGGGGTTAAGTTTTAGGACTCATACCCTAGATTATGATCTTAGTACCCCACCCTCATGTTCATAGATGCTCATGCATCATCAACATATTGCTATTTGTTTATGAAATGTGTAAAAAGGAAGAAAGCACAATGCAAAGTGCTTACCTTTGATCTGCGGTTTGTAGTTGATTTGGTATAGTGCAAAGATGATCATTCAAGCTAGTTTGCCAATGAAATTCGGACGTGTTGGTATTTCAAATGTTAGTAAAAATCTCTCGTGAATAGAAAAGTTGATCTTGAAAAATcacttatatgttttttttattttaaataacacTTATATGTTTGTTGTTAGTAATCTAATGTGATAACATAAACCTTTTGGGATTTTATTATAGTCGGTCTAATCGAACCGAGCTTAACTAGACTGAACCGGTTGAACCATGGTTGGTTCAACCAAAAGTACCTTGTATTTTGAAATTACTTTTTGgtttttaatacttttatttatttatactcaTGTTAAACCAAGCGATTTAGCTGatttttttggtgttaaccCTTTTGTTTTTAGAAGAAATATCTTCTAGTAATCAAAAGTTTGGTCAATAGATAAGCAAAATTTTACtaagaattatttttatcaGGAATcgaattcagatttttttttttcaaaggataCATAAAAGTCTCACCCGGTCAATATTTGTGAAGACTTTAGACTCAAGCTCGTTAATGGCCTTGAATGCAAGAATAACATGACGCACCggttcatttaatttatttcttggCTTGATGTCCACAACTACGTAAGCTTGTCATTgcccccaatttttttttagatttgcATCTATTTATATGCTGAAATTTCCGTGACAGTCTTCAaaagaatatatgttttttgtcaattcaaacaaaatcaaggaaaccatacttatttattaatgagatgtgttatttgaacaaccaattgagtgataacttttgtgataaCCACTAATTTACAAAAGAAAgcactccctccgttcctttttaagtgtcacttttggagaaaaaatttgtttcaatttaactgtcactttcaaagttcaatgcaacattaaatgttgttttaccaatattacccttagttatttattgttgaaagagaaatatataaaatgagatatcaaatgaataaggttattatagtaaaagtatgaagtattgtatcaaaagtaataatatttattgattgtattgatttgtgtaaaatataaaaaaatgacaattaaaaaggaacggagatACTATATAGTTACACGAAAaccaaagtaatagagagagaaaataaaaaaataatgtgagtatgagagataaagttgtcacatagattgtcacaaaatggttgtcaaaatatcatttctctatgaATATACGATGAGTCCCTTTACTcgctttatttttttatctttttattttctttatatccCAAAAAAACTTTAACCAAATAAGTAAAGTGtgtaaattctttaaaaaaaaaagtaaagtgtgTAAATATTATGATAATTCAGAGTTCGGCCAACAAATAAGTAAACTCTAATTACCACAAACATTCCGAGAAAGTGAAATTAGGAattcaatattattatattatatttgatacAAGTTTACTAATTTGTTGTTCTTGGATACTATTTATGAAGAATTCTTATGCACTAGCTTGGACGGGTATTggtaaatttgatttgatttttaaataaattaataaaaaaatatgacttttttttttcaaaaaaatatacta
It encodes:
- the LOC11425746 gene encoding probable ADP,ATP carrier protein At5g56450 → MSGEDEDPEEKALNLKRKRNSFSSSRFNNFQRDLMAGAVMGGAVHTIVAPIERAKLLLQTQESNLAIVASGRRKFKGMFDCIIRTVREEGVISLWRGNGSSVLRYYPSVALNFSLKDLYKSILRGGNSNPDNIFSGASANFVAGAAAGCTSLILVYPLDIAHTRLAADIGRTEVRQFRGIHHFLATIFQKDGVRGIYRGLPASLHGMVIHRGLYFGGFDTIKEMLSEESKPELALWKRWMVAQAVTTSAGLVSYPLDTVRRRMMMQSGMEHPVYNSTLDCWRKIYRTEGLISFYRGAVSNVFRSTGAAAILVLYDEVKKFMNLGRL